A DNA window from bacterium contains the following coding sequences:
- a CDS encoding ABC transporter ATP-binding protein, with product MRYIPFTVVYFYRMMKARQIRLLPAIFVGLTSALIVLFIPWLSKFFIDEILVNQNVEYTYPCLLFWLFLDLLRFCGNGLRSLSNTVATSGITVGVGVFILEKIHNCSRRLFHSYNIGEFVTRMNDVESSGYILIDVVNDMTEIVVYLIVLPFAFLIIDSNLAVIVGATVILCVISSAVLSRFIEWLHKRKRQEEASYVQQVLVTAENVAEIQSCGIKKQIFDEIHARNFRIKELELRKVTASQIHRFTNRLLFAVGSFFYRLFSVGLVVNGNMTIGDFFAYNTILTLLFSPIEALTALVRPVQEMFVNSQRIEEFLLFPEQFGGVQPMPDPADLIMRSVAMSYAEGGPLVLRGFDFPFHKGVLYGLIGPNGSGKSTLLRLIARHYDPDDGEIIYGDTNIDEIERNTYRSAVAYLPVEGYVFPTTFEHNIILGKPLNQELLDRIVDELDIAHLRQKFPTHSDSLLGTQEIRLSSGEIQRVSLARAIYHGHRIYLFDEALSALDAQVIERAMLALRRHIRDRIVIIASHHLDILRNVDEILCLREGQLIESGKFGELSRKGTFFFDLFHGRGEVESM from the coding sequence ATGAGATATATTCCTTTCACCGTCGTCTATTTCTACAGGATGATGAAAGCGCGGCAGATACGCCTTCTGCCCGCCATCTTTGTAGGGTTGACCTCTGCACTCATTGTTCTGTTTATTCCATGGCTTTCCAAGTTCTTCATCGATGAGATACTGGTCAATCAGAACGTCGAATATACCTATCCGTGCTTGTTGTTCTGGCTCTTTCTGGATCTGCTGCGCTTTTGCGGCAATGGCCTGCGCTCACTCTCGAACACCGTTGCCACATCCGGAATAACTGTAGGAGTCGGGGTATTCATCCTCGAGAAGATCCATAACTGTTCGCGCCGACTCTTTCACTCCTATAATATCGGTGAATTCGTAACGCGGATGAACGACGTTGAGTCAAGTGGTTACATCCTAATCGATGTCGTCAATGATATGACCGAGATCGTTGTTTATCTCATAGTTCTGCCCTTCGCCTTCCTTATCATTGACTCGAATCTGGCTGTGATCGTTGGCGCAACTGTTATCTTGTGCGTTATTTCGTCGGCGGTCCTCTCTCGTTTTATCGAATGGCTGCATAAGCGAAAACGGCAGGAAGAGGCCTCCTATGTGCAGCAGGTCCTGGTGACAGCTGAGAATGTCGCCGAGATCCAAAGCTGCGGCATCAAGAAACAGATATTTGACGAGATCCATGCTCGTAACTTCCGAATTAAGGAATTGGAGTTACGAAAAGTGACGGCATCGCAGATCCATCGGTTTACCAATCGTCTGCTTTTTGCGGTAGGCTCCTTCTTCTATCGGCTGTTCTCAGTCGGACTTGTCGTCAATGGCAATATGACGATCGGTGATTTCTTCGCTTACAACACGATCCTCACCCTCTTGTTCAGCCCCATCGAGGCACTTACCGCCCTCGTGCGTCCCGTCCAGGAGATGTTTGTCAACAGCCAGCGCATCGAGGAGTTTCTTCTCTTTCCAGAGCAGTTCGGCGGGGTGCAGCCGATGCCGGATCCGGCCGATCTTATTATGCGATCCGTAGCAATGAGCTATGCTGAAGGTGGACCGCTGGTTCTTCGCGGATTTGATTTCCCGTTTCACAAGGGGGTCCTCTATGGGCTGATCGGTCCTAACGGGTCGGGTAAGTCAACGCTCTTGAGGCTCATTGCGCGACACTACGACCCTGACGATGGGGAGATCATCTATGGAGACACGAATATCGACGAGATAGAGCGGAATACTTACCGTTCGGCGGTCGCCTATCTCCCGGTTGAAGGCTATGTCTTCCCCACGACTTTCGAGCACAACATCATTCTCGGTAAGCCACTCAATCAGGAACTCCTCGATCGTATTGTGGACGAATTAGACATCGCTCATCTCCGGCAGAAATTCCCCACCCATAGCGATTCCCTGCTGGGTACGCAGGAGATTCGCCTGTCGAGCGGCGAGATCCAGCGGGTGAGCCTGGCGAGGGCTATCTATCACGGTCATCGCATTTATCTCTTCGATGAGGCGCTCTCGGCACTGGATGCCCAAGTGATCGAGCGGGCGATGCTGGCCCTGCGTCGCCACATTCGGGATAGAATTGTGATCATCGCATCGCACCACCTCGACATTCTGCGGAATGTGGATGAGATTCTTTGCCTCAGGGAGGGGCAGCTCATCGAGTCGGGCAAATTCGGGGAACTCTCCCGCAAAGGTACGTTCTTCTTTGACCTCTTCCACGGACGGGGGGAAGTTGAAAGCATGTAA
- the mtnA gene encoding S-methyl-5-thioribose-1-phosphate isomerase → MIKTIEWKDDKVVMLDQRRLPTEEIYNTYEDYLGVAQAIRNMVIRGAPAIGVAAAMGVALGALGIGVKSFDEYFEKLVSICGRIGDTRPTAVNLFWAIDRMKACALANKGKPLDEITALLKNEALKIYAEDIESNRRIGRNGQPLLKDGMSVLTHCNAGALATAGYGTALGVIYAANEAGKRIHVFADETRPRLQGAKLTAWELQKHGLEVTVISDTMAGHFMKKGKIDACIVGADRIAANGDVANKIGTYQVAVLAKRHNIPFYVAAPISTIDPKIAGGDDIPIEERDPSEVTHVGSIQVTPNYVKVLNPAFDVTPSDLVTAIITDRGVAKAPYGESIAKFFA, encoded by the coding sequence TTGATCAAGACGATAGAATGGAAGGACGACAAGGTGGTGATGCTCGATCAGCGCAGGCTCCCCACCGAGGAGATCTACAACACCTACGAGGACTACCTGGGCGTGGCGCAGGCGATCCGCAACATGGTGATCAGAGGAGCGCCGGCGATAGGCGTCGCGGCCGCCATGGGCGTAGCGCTGGGCGCGCTCGGCATCGGCGTGAAAAGCTTCGACGAGTACTTCGAGAAACTGGTCTCCATATGCGGCCGCATCGGCGATACCCGCCCCACCGCGGTCAACCTCTTCTGGGCGATCGATCGCATGAAGGCGTGCGCGCTCGCCAACAAGGGAAAACCCCTCGACGAGATCACCGCGCTGCTCAAGAACGAGGCGCTGAAGATCTACGCCGAGGACATCGAGTCCAACCGCCGCATCGGCAGAAACGGTCAACCGCTGCTCAAGGACGGAATGAGCGTGCTCACGCACTGCAACGCCGGCGCCCTGGCAACCGCAGGCTACGGCACCGCACTCGGCGTGATCTATGCGGCGAACGAAGCGGGCAAGCGCATCCACGTATTCGCGGACGAGACAAGGCCCAGACTCCAGGGCGCCAAGCTCACCGCGTGGGAGCTGCAGAAGCACGGCCTGGAGGTGACGGTCATCTCCGACACCATGGCCGGCCACTTCATGAAGAAGGGAAAAATCGACGCCTGCATCGTCGGCGCGGACAGGATCGCGGCGAACGGCGACGTGGCAAACAAGATCGGCACGTACCAGGTCGCAGTGCTCGCGAAGCGCCACAACATCCCCTTCTACGTGGCGGCGCCGATCTCCACGATCGACCCGAAGATAGCCGGAGGCGACGACATACCGATAGAGGAGCGCGATCCTTCGGAGGTCACACACGTTGGATCCATCCAGGTGACCCCTAATTACGTGAAGGTCTTGAACCCCGCGTTCGACGTGACGCCCTCCGACCTCGTCACCGCGATCATCACCGACCGCGGCGTGGCCAAGGCGCCGTATGGGGAATCCATAGCTAAATTTTTCGCCTAA
- a CDS encoding A24 family peptidase, which produces MTACMQLLAFSPQWLLYLMACFVGAVLGSFANVCIWRMPRGESVAWPPSHCPVCGRRLAWWENVPVLSYLALRGRCRTCRCRISIRYPIVELAMSVLALLTWWYFGDPLKFFVYLSLFILPMVIVTGIDLYHYIIPDSISLPGIGVGLIVHVLLGGGEGSYLWTAVDSVAGIVVGGGALYLVALAYEKLRKQEGLGAGDVKLIAMIGAFFGWKAVLLILLMSSFLGSLVGLAVILILRKDLKYAIPFGPFLAAAGVINLFAGQRLVAWYMGLF; this is translated from the coding sequence ATGACAGCCTGCATGCAGCTCCTTGCCTTCTCTCCGCAGTGGCTCCTCTATCTCATGGCGTGCTTCGTAGGCGCCGTCCTCGGCAGTTTTGCGAACGTCTGCATATGGCGCATGCCGCGCGGCGAGTCGGTGGCGTGGCCGCCCTCGCACTGCCCGGTCTGCGGCCGCAGACTCGCGTGGTGGGAGAACGTGCCGGTCCTGAGCTACCTGGCGCTGCGAGGCAGGTGCCGCACGTGCAGATGCCGGATATCGATCCGCTACCCGATCGTGGAGCTGGCGATGAGCGTGCTCGCCCTCCTCACGTGGTGGTATTTCGGCGATCCGCTCAAGTTTTTCGTCTACCTCAGCCTCTTCATACTGCCCATGGTCATAGTGACCGGCATCGACCTGTATCATTACATCATCCCCGACTCGATAAGCCTGCCCGGCATCGGCGTGGGGCTCATCGTCCACGTGCTCTTGGGCGGCGGGGAGGGCTCCTATCTCTGGACGGCCGTGGATTCGGTTGCCGGCATTGTCGTCGGCGGCGGGGCGCTCTATCTTGTCGCCTTGGCCTACGAGAAACTGAGAAAGCAGGAGGGGCTGGGCGCAGGAGACGTAAAGCTCATCGCGATGATCGGCGCCTTCTTCGGCTGGAAGGCGGTGCTGCTCATACTCCTCATGTCGTCGTTCCTGGGCTCCCTGGTGGGGCTCGCGGTCATATTGATCCTTCGCAAGGATCTCAAATATGCCATACCTTTCGGGCCCTTTCTCGCTGCGGCAGGGGTCATAAATCTCTTTGCAGGGCAGCGACTTGTCGCGTGGTACATGGGGCTTTTCTAG
- the gatC gene encoding Asp-tRNA(Asn)/Glu-tRNA(Gln) amidotransferase subunit GatC gives MSHKTGRDDLVAAVEKTVRLAKLSFDEAGMHKLVAKAGAVLEYVAQLNELDTEGVAPTSHAVEFASSLREDEVHPSGMQDELLAQAPERDGPFVQVPRVIESE, from the coding sequence ATGTCGCATAAGACCGGAAGGGATGATCTAGTCGCTGCGGTGGAGAAGACGGTGAGGCTCGCAAAGCTCTCCTTCGACGAGGCCGGAATGCATAAGCTCGTGGCCAAGGCCGGCGCGGTGCTGGAGTACGTGGCGCAGCTCAACGAGCTCGATACGGAGGGCGTTGCTCCCACCTCGCACGCCGTCGAGTTCGCATCCTCCCTCAGGGAGGATGAGGTGCATCCCTCCGGCATGCAGGATGAGCTCCTGGCGCAGGCGCCGGAGCGCGACGGACCCTTTGTCCAGGTGCCCAGGGTCATCGAGAGCGAGTGA
- the uvrC gene encoding excinuclease ABC subunit UvrC, with the protein MISTKIKSFPRKPGVYLFKDAGGDVIYVGKAVRLRDRVSSYFRDEPARLARGARAAGGRPQLKFLLKRTKDIDCIVTDTEKEALLLENTLIKEHSPRYNISLKDDKTYVSIRIGAEHPSPGISLTRRPTKDGARYFGPYDSALAAREAVEQIVRFFMVRTCTDREFANRVRPCLKYDIGRCSGPCVGKVSAEDYARQVDEAVMFLAGRSVELLDILEDKMREASGQEHYEDAARMRDAIVMLRGVIEKQSVVKHGGGDHDAVGIARQGARAAICVLKVRGGVLTGRRSFMAGDPASGEAKAVEEFLLQHYGEGSEMPMKIFVHAMPEGARAVEQLLSDRRGGRVKIASPVRGEMKRLVELARTNAREMLALRARSHGAAEVVERIGRALKLGHTPETIECVDISNLSGREAVGSIVSFSCGEPDKSRYRIYNIRTLDTPDDYGMMREVISRRFRSDVSLRRAERPRTPPDLLLVDGGKGQLAIAERALRECGARVPVAAIAKGEKKGHADRIFIPGRKNPINFRRGSKELLLLMRIRDEAHRFGIGAHRRRRSRAALGG; encoded by the coding sequence ATGATTTCAACAAAAATAAAGTCGTTTCCGCGCAAGCCCGGCGTCTATCTGTTCAAGGACGCCGGCGGCGACGTGATCTACGTGGGCAAGGCCGTGAGGCTGCGCGACAGGGTTTCATCGTACTTCAGAGACGAGCCCGCCCGCCTCGCCCGCGGGGCTCGCGCGGCGGGCGGGCGGCCCCAACTCAAATTTCTCCTCAAGCGCACCAAGGATATCGACTGCATCGTCACGGACACGGAGAAGGAGGCGCTGCTCCTGGAGAACACCCTCATCAAGGAGCATTCCCCTCGCTACAACATAAGCCTCAAGGACGACAAGACGTACGTATCTATCAGGATAGGGGCGGAGCATCCGTCGCCCGGCATCTCGCTTACCCGCAGGCCCACGAAAGACGGGGCGCGCTACTTCGGGCCGTACGATTCGGCGCTCGCCGCGCGCGAGGCAGTGGAGCAGATCGTGCGGTTCTTCATGGTGCGGACCTGCACTGACCGGGAGTTTGCCAACCGCGTCCGTCCCTGCCTCAAGTACGACATCGGCCGATGCAGCGGGCCCTGCGTGGGCAAGGTGAGCGCAGAGGACTACGCGCGGCAGGTGGACGAAGCGGTGATGTTCCTAGCGGGCCGGAGCGTCGAGCTCCTCGATATCCTGGAAGATAAGATGCGTGAGGCCTCGGGGCAGGAGCATTACGAGGACGCAGCCCGCATGCGAGACGCGATCGTTATGCTCCGGGGCGTGATCGAGAAACAGTCCGTGGTCAAACACGGCGGCGGCGACCACGACGCGGTAGGGATCGCAAGGCAGGGGGCGAGGGCGGCGATATGCGTGCTGAAGGTGAGGGGCGGCGTGCTCACGGGCCGCCGCTCGTTCATGGCCGGAGATCCGGCGTCCGGCGAGGCCAAGGCGGTGGAGGAATTCCTCCTGCAGCACTACGGCGAGGGTTCGGAGATGCCGATGAAGATATTCGTCCACGCCATGCCCGAGGGGGCTCGCGCCGTGGAGCAGCTTTTGTCCGACAGGCGCGGAGGCAGGGTGAAGATCGCGTCGCCGGTCCGCGGAGAGATGAAGAGGCTCGTCGAACTCGCGCGCACAAACGCGCGCGAGATGCTGGCGCTCCGGGCTCGATCCCACGGCGCTGCGGAGGTGGTAGAGCGGATCGGCCGCGCCCTCAAGCTCGGTCATACGCCTGAGACGATCGAATGCGTGGATATCTCCAACTTGAGCGGCCGCGAGGCGGTGGGCTCCATCGTTTCATTCTCGTGCGGCGAGCCGGACAAGTCGCGCTACCGCATCTACAACATCCGCACGCTGGATACTCCGGACGACTACGGCATGATGCGCGAGGTCATCTCACGGCGCTTCAGGTCTGATGTCTCGCTGCGCAGGGCCGAGCGCCCGCGGACCCCTCCCGACCTGTTGCTCGTGGACGGAGGCAAGGGCCAGCTTGCGATAGCGGAAAGGGCGCTCAGGGAATGCGGGGCGAGGGTTCCGGTCGCCGCGATCGCCAAGGGCGAGAAGAAAGGCCACGCCGACCGGATATTCATCCCAGGTCGCAAGAACCCGATAAATTTCAGGCGCGGATCCAAAGAGCTCCTGCTCCTCATGCGCATACGCGACGAGGCGCACCGATTCGGCATAGGCGCCCACCGCCGCAGGCGCAGTCGGGCCGCGCTTGGCGGCTGA
- a CDS encoding zf-TFIIB domain-containing protein: MKKPPRPESSYFEKQDLVKKQKIAEQKRKLMAREEHERLKQLHWRRCGNCGMELEEISFKGETIHKCFNCGSVMLLPATMKNLCGEETQILDSLLNLFRF, encoded by the coding sequence GTGAAAAAACCGCCACGGCCTGAATCCTCTTACTTCGAAAAACAGGACTTAGTGAAGAAGCAGAAGATCGCGGAACAAAAGCGCAAGCTCATGGCCAGGGAGGAGCACGAACGCCTGAAGCAGCTGCACTGGCGCAGATGCGGCAACTGCGGCATGGAGCTGGAGGAGATAAGCTTCAAGGGAGAGACCATACACAAGTGCTTCAACTGCGGAAGCGTCATGCTCCTGCCTGCGACCATGAAGAATCTGTGCGGCGAGGAGACGCAGATACTCGATTCGCTGCTCAACCTCTTCAGGTTCTGA
- the gatA gene encoding Asp-tRNA(Asn)/Glu-tRNA(Gln) amidotransferase subunit GatA: MRELCKKGLAEISALLQNKKISSTELTREYLAEITERDPSINSFVTRCDEAAMQAAKAADKRLAAGEDAAPLTGVPLALKDIFITKGIRTTCCSKILGNYVPTYDGTVVERLKRAGVVITGKLSMDEFAMGSSNEHSAFGPVKNPWNRALTPGGSSGGSAAAVAAGLTPASLGTDTGGSVRQPAAFCGIVALKPTYGRISRYGIISFASSLDQVGPMARDVTDCAIMLGAIAGHDPKDATSIPQPAPDYRAALTGDIKGKTIGIPKEYFVEGIDPEVEKAVRTASETLSKLGARTKEISLPHTKYSLACYYIIAPAEASANLARYDGVRYGHRAKGANELGELFSRSRTEGFGPEVALRIVVGTYVLSSGYYDAYYLKAQKARTLIKKDFLDAFEQCDAIIAPATPTPPFALGEKKDDPIKMYLNDIFTIPASLAGLPGLALPCGATRAGLPIGMQLIGRPLDEAGLLNIGFAYEQATEWHKRVPVS, encoded by the coding sequence ATGCGCGAGCTTTGCAAAAAGGGTCTGGCCGAGATCTCGGCGCTGCTTCAGAATAAAAAGATAAGCTCGACGGAGCTCACGCGGGAATACCTGGCCGAGATAACCGAGCGCGATCCCTCCATCAATTCGTTCGTCACCCGCTGCGATGAAGCCGCGATGCAGGCCGCGAAGGCGGCCGACAAGAGGCTCGCCGCAGGCGAGGACGCGGCCCCCCTCACCGGAGTTCCGCTCGCGCTCAAGGACATCTTCATAACAAAGGGAATCCGCACGACCTGCTGCTCGAAGATCCTCGGAAACTACGTGCCGACTTACGACGGCACCGTGGTGGAGAGGCTGAAGAGGGCCGGCGTGGTCATCACAGGCAAACTCTCCATGGACGAGTTCGCGATGGGCAGCTCCAACGAGCACTCCGCGTTCGGGCCCGTGAAGAACCCGTGGAATCGCGCGCTCACCCCCGGGGGATCCAGCGGCGGCTCCGCCGCTGCGGTCGCCGCGGGGCTCACGCCGGCGTCGCTGGGCACGGACACCGGCGGCTCAGTGCGCCAGCCGGCCGCCTTCTGCGGGATCGTCGCGCTCAAACCGACCTACGGCAGGATAAGCCGCTACGGGATAATCTCCTTCGCCAGCTCCCTGGACCAGGTGGGTCCCATGGCGAGGGACGTGACAGACTGCGCGATCATGCTCGGCGCGATCGCGGGCCATGACCCGAAGGATGCGACCTCCATCCCACAGCCTGCGCCGGACTACAGGGCAGCGCTCACGGGCGACATAAAGGGAAAGACGATCGGCATACCGAAGGAATACTTTGTCGAGGGAATCGATCCCGAGGTCGAGAAAGCGGTGCGAACCGCGTCGGAGACGCTCTCGAAGCTGGGGGCCAGGACAAAGGAAATATCGCTCCCGCACACGAAGTATTCGCTGGCGTGTTACTACATCATCGCGCCGGCGGAGGCCTCTGCGAACCTAGCGCGCTACGACGGCGTAAGATACGGCCACAGGGCAAAGGGCGCGAACGAGCTGGGAGAGCTCTTCTCCAGGAGCCGCACCGAAGGATTCGGGCCCGAGGTAGCGCTGCGCATCGTGGTAGGCACGTACGTGCTCTCCTCCGGATACTACGACGCATACTATCTCAAGGCGCAGAAGGCGCGCACGCTCATCAAAAAAGATTTTCTCGACGCCTTCGAACAGTGCGACGCGATAATCGCGCCCGCCACCCCCACCCCGCCCTTTGCGCTGGGCGAAAAGAAGGATGACCCGATAAAGATGTACCTCAACGACATATTCACGATACCGGCGAGCCTCGCGGGGCTTCCGGGACTGGCGCTCCCCTGCGGCGCCACCAGGGCTGGGCTCCCCATCGGAATGCAGCTGATCGGAAGGCCGCTCGACGAAGCGGGACTGCTCAACATCGGCTTCGCGTACGAGCAGGCTACGGAGTGGCACAAGAGGGTGCCGGTGAGCTGA
- the gatB gene encoding Asp-tRNA(Asn)/Glu-tRNA(Gln) amidotransferase subunit GatB, translating to MMAKYEAVIGLEVHAQLATASKMFCSCASNDKGAAPNATVCPICTGQPGTLPVVNGSAVEMAIKAGLALGCRMQERSVFARKNYFYPDLPKGYQISQYEFPLCLGGSVKVKTKHTDKEISLIRIHLEEDAGKLMHDYGHAEKSHVDFNRCGVPLIEIVSGPDMRSPKEAGDYLRTLRNVLVYLGVCEGNLQEGNFRCDANVSIRPAGQKEFGTRTEMKNLNSFKAVERSIAFEIERQGKVLDTGGKVTQETRLWNDAAGRTESMRSKEEAHDYRYFPDPDLLPLIVDKKWIERVRATLPELAHAKAGRFTKDHGIAEADALIITEDKRLADYFEAVIAAGAPAKKAANWIISELLRELKDEDDGIAACRIKPADLAALIKMVEDGEITGKIAKDVFVEMYSTGAGPGKIVGDKGLVQVTDLSAIESAVDKVISENAKQVEQYKSGKAAVMGFLVGQVMKATKGQANPQMVNEMLKKKLG from the coding sequence ATTATGGCAAAGTACGAAGCGGTCATAGGGTTGGAGGTCCACGCGCAGCTCGCCACGGCGAGCAAGATGTTCTGCTCCTGCGCCTCCAACGACAAGGGGGCTGCTCCCAACGCCACCGTCTGCCCCATATGCACCGGTCAGCCCGGCACGCTGCCCGTGGTCAACGGCTCCGCAGTGGAGATGGCGATAAAAGCGGGGCTCGCGCTGGGATGCAGGATGCAGGAGCGCAGCGTCTTCGCCAGGAAGAACTACTTCTATCCCGACCTGCCCAAGGGCTACCAGATATCGCAGTACGAGTTCCCGCTATGCCTGGGCGGCAGCGTAAAGGTGAAGACGAAGCACACGGACAAGGAGATATCGCTCATCCGCATCCACCTTGAGGAGGACGCGGGCAAACTCATGCACGACTACGGCCACGCCGAGAAGAGTCATGTGGATTTCAACCGCTGCGGCGTGCCGCTCATCGAGATAGTCTCCGGCCCCGACATGCGCTCGCCCAAGGAGGCAGGCGACTATTTGCGCACGCTCCGCAACGTGCTCGTGTACCTCGGCGTGTGCGAAGGCAACCTCCAGGAGGGCAATTTCCGCTGCGACGCCAACGTCTCGATCCGGCCCGCGGGGCAAAAGGAGTTCGGCACGCGCACCGAGATGAAGAACCTCAACTCCTTCAAGGCTGTAGAGAGGTCGATAGCGTTCGAGATCGAGAGACAAGGCAAGGTGTTGGATACGGGCGGCAAGGTGACGCAGGAGACCAGACTCTGGAATGACGCGGCGGGACGCACCGAATCCATGCGCAGCAAAGAAGAGGCGCACGACTACCGTTACTTCCCTGACCCGGACCTCCTGCCGCTGATCGTGGACAAGAAATGGATAGAGCGCGTGCGCGCAACGCTCCCCGAACTCGCACACGCCAAAGCAGGGCGCTTCACGAAGGACCACGGGATCGCGGAGGCGGATGCTCTCATCATAACCGAGGACAAGAGGCTCGCGGACTACTTCGAGGCCGTGATAGCCGCAGGCGCCCCTGCGAAGAAGGCGGCCAACTGGATCATCTCCGAGCTCCTGCGCGAGCTCAAGGACGAAGATGACGGGATCGCAGCATGCAGAATAAAGCCGGCCGACCTCGCCGCGCTGATAAAGATGGTCGAGGACGGAGAGATCACCGGCAAGATCGCCAAGGACGTCTTCGTGGAGATGTATTCGACCGGCGCTGGCCCGGGCAAGATCGTGGGCGACAAGGGCCTGGTTCAGGTGACCGACCTCTCGGCGATAGAGTCCGCGGTGGACAAGGTGATTTCCGAGAACGCGAAACAGGTCGAGCAGTACAAGTCCGGCAAGGCCGCGGTGATGGGTTTCCTCGTGGGCCAGGTGATGAAGGCGACGAAGGGCCAGGCGAATCCGCAGATGGTGAACGAGATGCTGAAGAAGAAATTGGGATGA
- a CDS encoding helix-turn-helix domain-containing protein, giving the protein MQTEKKVIPNNVQRFREELLMSKAELARKAGLSALTIDRVESGLQCRMDTKRKILLSLGLKLTDKDRVFPEG; this is encoded by the coding sequence ATGCAAACGGAAAAGAAAGTGATCCCAAATAACGTCCAGCGCTTTCGCGAGGAACTCCTCATGAGCAAGGCGGAGCTCGCGCGAAAAGCGGGTCTCTCTGCGCTCACGATCGATCGGGTCGAGAGCGGCTTGCAGTGCAGGATGGATACGAAACGCAAGATCCTCCTCTCGCTCGGCCTCAAGCTCACGGACAAGGATCGCGTCTTCCCGGAAGGTTGA